In the Limanda limanda chromosome 15, fLimLim1.1, whole genome shotgun sequence genome, CCCTGCTAATAATATTTGAAATGAACTGCAACATGCATGAAAGCTTCTTCACCAATAACAAAAGAAATGACTTTATCCTGAACATTTTTGGGAAAATGGTAgatatgtttaaaaatataagTTATTGCACATGTTTAGAATATTTGAGCGTCTGCTGGTTAAGTGATTGAAACATTCTGAAGAATCTTTGAGTTATAAAGTTGTAATGACTGTAATAAACCTAGAGTGAAGTTTTCAAAGTTTATAAGTATAAAAAGCACATGCAGTGTAGGAGACAAACCAGCAGAGGGCggtgaaatacattttcaaccaagtcagaaaaaaagggaagaagacAGAGAGTCAACAACACGGAAGCTATGGCTGATGACAAGGTCGGTGCTCAACTTTATAACTTGACGCTACATTTACAGTGTAAATCAGTAAAGttactatattatatataagtACGTCACTTTCACACCTTCATTAAACGAACATCAATTAGCTTAATTGACGTAAAACAAAGTGTAGGCAGGCTGTTCTTCAGCTGTAGTAGCGTGACTGTTAGCTTAATGCTGGTTGGCTCATTAGCTTCTGTAAATGAATGGAAGTGAGTGTTGTTTTAACAAGACACTTAAAGCAGGTGAAGTTAATGTGAGAATTAGCTCTTGGCTAACTGCTAGCCCCAAGTTAACGTCGCTAGTTTAAAGTTTAGTGTGATGTTGAAAAAGTGAGACAGACCTCACGTGAGCTTGTTATATCCACAGACTGTTAAAACTTGTATAAACATTTACTATTATGTTACATTTGaatgtgtatatataagtaaaatGTTCTGTTTTATGAAGCACTGGTCAAACctgggctctctctctctctctgtttgtgtgtgtgtgtgtgtgtgtgtttgtgtagaatcCTCTGGGCCAGCTCAAGGACCTGGTGGAGTTAAAGGACCAGCTGGAGGACATCCAGAGACGAATGGAGGATGAGATTCAGGCTGGGGTTCCTCCAGTAAGTCTTACACTTAACGTCCATATAAGGACAGCTGAAAGAACATGAATACTACACCAGAGTGCAGATTTAGATGCACAACTACCAAGTACTTGATTTgattcctccttttctttcttctccaggGAGGCAGTCTGCTCGCTTCTCCTTTCCTGAAGGGTTTCCTGGCCGGGTACATCGTCGCCAGGTTCCGCTCCTCAGCGTTGCTCGGTGTTGCCGTAGGAACATGCACAGGGATCTTCGCAGCACAAAGTTATGCCGTTCCCAACATAGAAAGCTCCATCAAAGACTTCATTAACAACCTGAAAGCAGGACGTAAGTGAGACGACGACAATAAAAGAGGGGGAGGATGAGAGACATCTACAAGAAGAGGGCACCAATACAGCTACAGACGGGAACAGATACGTATTTCAAAAGTTATTACATTGTTACACAAAGATGAGTAAATAGGAAAATTGTTGTCTTTCAGATCAGCTTCTAGGGTAaggttaaaaatatatatatttctgttttaaattCATCTAGATCTTGTTCATTTGAACTATTGTTACATGGGAGATATCAAAACCCCCAGGAAAAGGGTTataatttagttattttaaatacacaagATCAAATTTTCGTCATTTTGTGGTCTATGACTTAAATTTAGTTACGACTTGAAATCATTATAGCTGCTGATTTCTGATCCCAAGTCGTACTTAAAATTACAACAGGTCCTTAGCAAAGATTCATTAGACCAACACATGGTCTCATTATGTGTCAAATAGTGTTTTAAAGTAGTGTTTCTCAACCATTTCTATTCACAACCCACCGGTATAATCAGTCTGGTGGATGAAgtctaaaatatataattttattttgaatatatgCTTTTTTATCTTTCTCAACAACCTTCTGTTATAGcagctttaaataaaatgtatttgaagcTCTGGGGAGGATCAACTTACACCACAAGGGGATCCTTTGTGTAGAAGCTGTCAAAAGCCTTCATGTGCTTATAGGTCAATTTTTCTGTTGAATAATTTCTATTTTGAATTGTAGCCCTCGTCTCTGAAGATGTTCATGAAAAATCACTTTAGGTTTACTTCAGAGACCTGTCATTTTAATAATggtaaaaaagaaatataatatTTCCTGTAAAAAAACTAATTCGAGAGTTTGGGAGATAGTTAGCAGAGCgtcagatgaaaatataaacaaaaaaaaaatgtagtttcTTGTTGCACTTGGGAATTCAAACTTggaagtgtgtgtttaagtACTTTATGTAAAACATATATCAACAGTGCCTACGCTGTGTGGACTTGATATGAATATCTCATGCCATGTGTGCAATAGCCTCTTCCTGCTGGGTTTTGGCTGCCTATTTCATATGCTGGAGACTGATTATTTTGCACTTCTGAAATGTTAGGATTGAAAGCTGTTTCGTTATTGTATATAAATCACTGATTGAACtatgaaaagaaaatcaatgaaaTTTTGACTAttcaatttatttcaaatgtggTTCCTGTGTCACGTGTTGGTGTAGAGTACTTTCTgcaaggttttgtttttctatttgagGAAGAGAAAATTGAACTATAAAATTGatacacattaatattaattaaatgtCCTTAACCAAGCTGTTAGGACAATAATCTGAAACCTAATGCACAGTAAAACACCTGAACTGTAGCAAATTTAATAATAAAggaatatgttttatttgtaaagagAGAATTGAATTTGTTTGGTTTCAGGGAGTTCGCTCTGTTTATGATGTAAAAGAGAACAACCTAAAGAAGTATGTGTTTTTCGCCACCTTTCATTTTCAACTGTTATTTGAGATACAAGTGCGTCATTGTAAATGATTCTCCAAAGACTATTTATATATGTAAACCTGAGAGTATATACTGATTTAAGAAAATTAAACCTTGTCTACACATCTTGACACATTATACAATGCATTCTTATCAAAGCAaagaaatatacataaataGATTAATATTTTGCACTAAGATGGATTTGATCTTTTACATGACATTAGTTTACGGAAGTACTGTGTATTGTTGACATTAACGCACATTGCTGATCTGCACAGTCTCACCTGTGTTAAGTTTTAGCCAACAAGCCATAGATGAGAAACCGAGTTCAATCTGAGGTTTTGATCACTTTAGTTTTTACTTTAACTGGAAAGTGTGATGGAAAATAACTGGAACACAAACAACTTGTGCCTATTGACaatcattgtgttgttgtccTTATATTGCATGCtcttattttttgtatttcctgttcagcatgtgtttgcttgttttctctTGTTCTTTATTCAGTATCTTACTTTAAAGCTTTATGTGCTGTGGAGTCAGTGCCAGACGGGTCAGTTGATGTCCTTTACTTCACTGTTTTATTGAAAGATTTTCACGGCTGCACGTCAACGCAGAAGTTTTCAACTTGACAGTGTGAAACTCCATCACAACTTTGTAAAAGAAAACTAGTGAAACTGTCTTTTATAAGGTGTATTTGTGTTCTTCGAATAAAACGGGAAAATATAGTTTACACTTGTCTCAGTTGTTCCTGATTGTGTCCAAATGTTtgactatctatctatctatctatctatctatctatctatctatctatctatctatctatctatctatctatctatctatctatctatctatctatctatctatctatctatctatctatctatctatctatctatctatctatctatctatctatctatctatctatctatctatctatctatctatctatctatctatctatctgtgcTCCATCCCACCATCTGAATGGgaagaatacattttaattttattgacAAACGTCAATCATCAGATTAATgaagaaatgtaattttttttgtaggtatttaaaatgtcactttaaaaacaagaaaaaaaggtgTACTTTCCCTTTAAGAGATCCGGGCGTTGTGATTGGTTGAACCGGTGATGTTGCAGGAAGCAGAGACACAGCAGCTGCGAGCATCTTCAAACTATTTCACCCTCTAAAGCGATATCAAGGTAAACTGGTGGTTTAACCCGAGTCAACCCATGCTAGTAAAACAAGGACATCCATGAACCTGCTCAGCTGTGGTTGCACCTAACCGGAAAACTCTGCGAGTGTCAGCGTGAAGCGGCAAATTTGAAATAGCAGCTAACCCCCGTAGCCCCGTGTTAACATAGCTAGCAAACATTTCTCCTTAAATGTATATGAATGATACCGTTAGCATCGGTAATAGCTTCCTGCTGTCTGTTTAATGCTAACCTGCTGGGTGGGAACATGCTGCTAACGCTAGCTTAGCTGTGGGTGACGTGGCATTCATCGTTTTTACGTGATTAAACCTCGTGTTACACTGAAATTGCTCCCTTTCCTAAACTGTCACTTAGCTAAATTATGTGATTCATTACCAACGCTGAAACCTTGATTCTAAGCTTCATTACTACACTTGTTCTCTAACAGATGATGCGAAAGCCCCGAGCAACAACATGCAAGGTGTCCCAGTACAAAGACACGGACTCCGACCTGTAAGTGACTTTCATTTAATTCATAGCATTTAGCATTTCTATCCGAGGATAATCCACTTAATGCAAAACATCATGCGTGTGTTCAGGGTCTCTGGGGCAGCGTGGGGTCTGTCCTCACTGTTGGGGGTGGAAATATAGGCATTTACTATGTTAACATAAATGATACTATATAAATAAGCTtgtgctatctatctatctatctatctatctatctatctatctatctatctatctatctatctatctatctatctatctatctatctatctatctgtcaatAAATACAGGTTTGGCACTCATGGACCCTCACAAATTCATACAGTGTATTTCATCCCACGCTTTCTTCATCCCACAACACTCGCACACTGCCAGCACAACCATCAGGggaaatttggggttcagtgtcttgcttaaGGACAGTTTCACATGTGGGACGGAGGagctgggaatcgaaccacaTACCCTCTGTCTTGTTAGAGTAGTTTACCTAACGGCTTTTCCTTCCTGCTGTTCATACTCTACCATCAGGTCCTTTATCCAGACGATCAGTAGCGATGAGGACAGTGATGAGTGGAGTCCATCTGAGCCAAAGTCAAAAGCACCCAACAAGACTGCCAGGGCCCCTGCTGCAGGGGAGAAGAAAGCAGCTGTCAAGAGAACTGTGAAACCGAAGCTGCCAAAAGCACCCAAAGAACCAAAACCTCCAAAAGAACCAAAACCTCCAAAAGAACCAAAAGCACCAAAAGCTCCCAAAGAACCAAAAGCTCCCAAAATGCCTAAAGAGCCAAAAGCTCCCAAAATCCCTAAAGAACCTAAGGTTGTTAAGCCGAGGGCGCCGCGCAAACCTGCAGCAGAGCGAAAAACACGGGTGCCTGCAGCGCTCAAGGGTTCTGGTGGATCTGGGTTGGCCggaacaaagaggaaaaaggcTGATAAGGCTGGAGAGGTCAAAGGGGAAGAACAAACAGAGGGATGGAAGACTGAAGAAAGGGGGCCAAGTACTGGTATGAAAGAGGAGGTAGGAGTAAGAGTATATCTGTATATATGCAtactcaaatacacacatacctTGATGCCAACAAGAAGATGTTAATAGGCAGGAGTTACTTTTCAACAAAGTAGATTTCCTGCCAATAATCTCTCATATTCTTTTGAGCCTTTTAAAGTTTTCAGTTGTAtctttctgtttcttgtttTGTAGAGGTTGTCATTTATCGTGTCAGGAGCCAATGAGGCCGTCAGATGGGCAGATGAGGGGACATCACTCGCTGGTCTCAAAGCAAAGaaagaggaagtagaggaggaggatttcACATTCGATGAGCCCTGTCTAAAGAAGCAGAAGACCAGCGGTGCCTCCCTGGGACGACCGACTGCTTTACCACAGGCAGTCGCAC is a window encoding:
- the LOC133020465 gene encoding SLC35A4 upstream open reading frame protein-like — its product is MADDKNPLGQLKDLVELKDQLEDIQRRMEDEIQAGVPPGGSLLASPFLKGFLAGYIVARFRSSALLGVAVGTCTGIFAAQSYAVPNIESSIKDFINNLKAGRK